A region of the Stutzerimonas stutzeri genome:
GTGTCCTTAAGGCAGGAAGCTCTGTAGCAGGTCGTTGAGAAACAATTGGCCCTTGGCCGTCGCCACCAAGCGAGAGGGATCGGGTGACAGCAAGCCGCGGGCCTCGGCAACACGGCGGGGCTCGGCAAGCATGTCCAGGGCCAATCCGGTGCGCTGAGTGAACAGCATGGCCGGTACGCCGTCGGTGAGGCGCAGCACATTCATCAGGAATTCGAAGGGTAATTCATCGGTAGTGAGCTGCTTTTCGCCGGCGCGAAAGGCTTTGGCCCGATCGAGGTAGTCCTTTGGCAGGCGGGTTTTCCAGCTGCGCAGGATGCGTCCGTCGGTGTGGCTGAGCTTGGCATGGGCGCCGGCGCCGACGCCGAGGAAATCGCCGAAGGTCCAGTAGTTCAGGTTGTGTCGGGCCTGGCGCCCGGGCTTCGCGTAGGCCGAGGTTTCGTACTGGTGGTAGCCGTGCTCGGCGAGCAGCGTCTGGCCGGCTTCCTGGATGTCCCAGAGGATGTCATCTTCAGGTAGCTGCGGCGGCTGGCTCCAGAACACCGTGTTCGGCTCCAGGGTCAACTGATACCAGGACACATGCGTCGGTTGCTGCGCGATGGCGATGCGCAGGTCGCTCAGCGCATCCTCCAGGCTCTGATCCGGCAGGCCGTGCATGAGGTCGAGATTGAAGTTGTCGAACCCTGCGTCGCGCGCCATATCGGCTGCGCGAATCGCTTCATCGCCGTCGTGAATGCGCCCGAGCGCCTTGAGCTTGGACGCCTGGAAGCTCTGTACGCCAATGGAAAGTCGGTTGATGCCGAGCTGGCGATAGTCGCGGAACTTGGCCTGCTCGAATGTCCCTGGATTGGCCTCCAAGGTGATTTCGATGTCGTCTGCAAAGCCAACCAGCCTTTCCAAGCCTTCGACAATGGCTGCCAGCGCCTTGGCGGAAAACAGGCTAGGTGTGCCGCCGCCGAAGAAGATCGAGCTCAGCCGGCGACCCTGGACATGCTCGAGGTCATCGCGAAGATCCGCCAGCAGTGAGGCGACGTAGGCTTCCTCGGGCAGCTCGGGGCCGGCCGCATGGGAATTGAAGTCGCAATACGGGCACTTGCGCACGCACCAGGGGATATGGACGTAGGCCGCCAGCGGTGGAAGTTCGAAGCGATTCCGGCCGGATGCAGGCACAGGGCTTGCGGCCTTCATATCCCCAGCCGCTGCTTGAGCAGGGCCATGGCGCGTGCACGGTGGCTGAGCTGGTTCTTCCGCGCTGCCGGCAGCTCGGCGCTGGAGCATTCGCATTCCGGTACCCAGAACAGCGGGTCGTAGCCGAAGCCGTGCTCGCCGCGCGGAGCATGCAGGATGCGACCGTGCCAGAGGCCTTCGCAGATGATCGGCAGCGGGTCCTCAGCGTGGCGTACCAAAGCCAGAGCACAGACGAACTGCGCGCCACGTTCGGCATCTGGAACATCACGCAGGACATCCAACAGCTTGGCATTATTGGCCGCATCGCCCCTGCCGTCGGCATAGCGCGCCGAGTAGATGCCCGGTGCGCCGCCAAGGGCGTCGACGGCCAGGCCGGAGTCGTCAGCGAGCGCCGGCAGACCGGACAGTCGGGCTGCATTGCGCGCCTTGAGAATGGCGTTCTCGATGAACGACAGACCGGTTTCCTCCGGCTCGATATCGCTGAACTCGGCGATCGAGCGCACGCGTACGGTGTCGCCGAGCATTGCCTGTAGCTCTTTGAGCTTGCCGGCGTTATGACTGGCCAGCACCAGTTCAGGGAAAGGCATCATCGGTCGGGGTAGAACTCCTGGCTGAAGTCAAAGCTGAACGGGTCGCCGCCAGCTGGTTTCACGGTAAGGCTGAAGCGCAGGGTTTCCTGCGAGTCGAATGGGAATTGCGCCAGATAATAGAGCGCCTCTTCGCCTTCCTTGAGCTGCTTGAAGGTCAGTGAGCGATCCTGCCCGAGCAGGTTCCTCACCTGCCCGCTTACCTGCGCCGCCACAGGCTTGCCGCCTTTTAGCACCGAGATGTTGATCACGCCCTGAGTCTTGCTGCGCGTCAGGCCCGCTGCCGCGGCGATATCGGGCTGTAGAAACCCGGAGTTGAAGGCGATGTAGTGGATGTCGTAGTCGCCGACGCTGTGCTTGCGCTCCGCCAGTGCGGGCAGCGTAAGCAGGGCGGCCAGCAGGCCGATGAGAACTTGTTTCATATGTTTTCCTCCAGCGTTGAACCGCTCAGCGGGAAGGTCCCGTGACACGGTAGATGCCGATTTCACCCAGCAGATTTGGCCATGCTCGACTGGCCCAGCCGTGCCTGTGGTCTCGGTCAACGGCAAGGCGCTCGAGCACCCTGGCACCGCTTTCCTGGCATAGCCGCTCGAAATCCTCGAATGTGCAGAAGTGAATATTCGGCGTGTTGTACCAAGTGTAGGGGAGGAACTCGGATACGGGCATGCGGCCTTTGCTCGCAAGGTACCAGCGGCAGCGCCAATGGCCGAAGTTGGGGAAGGTGATAATGCACTGCCGACCGACGCGCAGCATTTCCTTCATCAGCTTGTCGGGATAGTGCACGGCCTGCAGCGCCTGGGTCATGACCACCATGTCGAAGCTATCGCTGGCGAAGTTGCCCAGACCCAGATCGAGGTTCTGCTCGATGACATTGACGCCCTTGTCGATGCAGGCGGC
Encoded here:
- a CDS encoding DUF4426 domain-containing protein, which translates into the protein MKQVLIGLLAALLTLPALAERKHSVGDYDIHYIAFNSGFLQPDIAAAAGLTRSKTQGVINISVLKGGKPVAAQVSGQVRNLLGQDRSLTFKQLKEGEEALYYLAQFPFDSQETLRFSLTVKPAGGDPFSFDFSQEFYPDR
- the metW gene encoding methionine biosynthesis protein MetW yields the protein MRADLDIIQEWIPAGSRVLDLGCGNGELLAWLRDHKQVSGYGLEIDPDNIAACIDKGVNVIEQNLDLGLGNFASDSFDMVVMTQALQAVHYPDKLMKEMLRVGRQCIITFPNFGHWRCRWYLASKGRMPVSEFLPYTWYNTPNIHFCTFEDFERLCQESGARVLERLAVDRDHRHGWASRAWPNLLGEIGIYRVTGPSR
- the hemW gene encoding radical SAM family heme chaperone HemW, which gives rise to MKAASPVPASGRNRFELPPLAAYVHIPWCVRKCPYCDFNSHAAGPELPEEAYVASLLADLRDDLEHVQGRRLSSIFFGGGTPSLFSAKALAAIVEGLERLVGFADDIEITLEANPGTFEQAKFRDYRQLGINRLSIGVQSFQASKLKALGRIHDGDEAIRAADMARDAGFDNFNLDLMHGLPDQSLEDALSDLRIAIAQQPTHVSWYQLTLEPNTVFWSQPPQLPEDDILWDIQEAGQTLLAEHGYHQYETSAYAKPGRQARHNLNYWTFGDFLGVGAGAHAKLSHTDGRILRSWKTRLPKDYLDRAKAFRAGEKQLTTDELPFEFLMNVLRLTDGVPAMLFTQRTGLALDMLAEPRRVAEARGLLSPDPSRLVATAKGQLFLNDLLQSFLP
- the rdgB gene encoding RdgB/HAM1 family non-canonical purine NTP pyrophosphatase, coding for MMPFPELVLASHNAGKLKELQAMLGDTVRVRSIAEFSDIEPEETGLSFIENAILKARNAARLSGLPALADDSGLAVDALGGAPGIYSARYADGRGDAANNAKLLDVLRDVPDAERGAQFVCALALVRHAEDPLPIICEGLWHGRILHAPRGEHGFGYDPLFWVPECECSSAELPAARKNQLSHRARAMALLKQRLGI